A portion of the Cololabis saira isolate AMF1-May2022 chromosome 17, fColSai1.1, whole genome shotgun sequence genome contains these proteins:
- the wnt8b gene encoding protein Wnt-8b: MFMHLEVFYYVFILLTHMRSYSCWSVNNFLMTGPKAYLIYSSSVAAGAQSGIEECKYQFAWDRWNCPERALQLSTQSSLRSANREAAFVHAISSAGVMYTLTRNCSLGDFDNCGCDDSRNGQRGGLGWLWGGCSDNVGFGEAISKQFVDALETGQDARAAMNLHNNEAGRKAVKGTMQRTCKCHGVSGSCTTQTCWLQLPEFREVGNYLKEKYHRALKVDLLRGAGNSAASRGAIAETFSSISRKELVHLEDSPDYCLENRTLGLPGTEGRECLKKGKNLTKWEKRSCKRLCGECSLAVEERKAEMVSSCNCKFHWCCAVKCEQCRKTVTKYFCVKKESQRGRNESAASRRKNLRLRKKH; the protein is encoded by the exons ATGTTCATGCACTTGGAGGTTTTCTATTACGTTTTCATTCTCCTGACTCACATGAGGTCGTACAGTTGCTG GTCAGTGAATAATTTCTTGATGACTGGACCCAAG GCGTACTTAATCTACTCGAGCAGCGTGGCGGCAGGAGCTCAGAGCGGCATAGAAGAGTGCAAATATCAGTTTGCATGGGACCGCTGGAACTGCCCCGAGAGAGCTCTGCAGCTGTCAACACAGAGCAGCCTGCGTAGTG CAAATCGAGAAGCTGCGTTTGTCCACGCCATCAGCTCGGCTGGGGTGATGTACACGTTAACCAGGAACTGCAGTCTGGGAGACTTTGACAACTGCGGCTGTGATGACAGCAGGAATGGACAACGAG GTGGCCTCGGCTGGCTCTGGGGAGGCTGCAGTGATAATGTTGGCTTCGGCGAAGCCATCTCCAAGCAGTTCGTGGATGCCTTGGAGACTGGGCAGGACGCTCGGGCAGCCATGAATCTCCATAATAACGAAGCTGGGCGCAAG GCTGTCAAGGGGACCATGCAGAGGACGTGCAAGTGCCACGGTGTTTCGGGAAGCTGCACCACTCAGACTTGCTGGCTGCAGCTGCCAGAGTTCAGGGAGGTGGGAAACTACTTGAAGGAAAAGTACCACAGAGCTCTGAAAGTGGATCTCCTCCGAGGGGCAGGGAACAGCGCGGCCAGCCGTGGAGCCATCGCCGAGACCTTCAGCTCCATCTCCCGCAAGGAACTGGTCCACCTGGAAGACTCCCCCGATTACTGCCTGGAGAACCGCACTCTGGGCCTGCCAGGCACAGAGGGCCGCGAGTGCCTGAAGAAGGGCAAGAACTTGACCAAATGGGAGAAACGGAGCTGCAAGAGACTGTGTGGAGAGTGCAGTCTGGCTGTGGAAGAGCGCAAAGCTGAGATGGTCTCCAGCTGCAATTGTAAGTTCCACTGGTGCTGCGCGGTGAAGTGTGAGCAGTGCAGAAAGACAGTGACCAAATACTTTTGTGTGAAGAAAGAAAGTCAGAGGGGAAGGAACGAGAGCGCCGCCAGCCGCCGGAAGAACCTCAGACTGAGGAAGAAGCACTAA
- the scdb gene encoding stearoyl-CoA desaturase b, with the protein MTEAETRNNHADKQQNGDAMAETSTADDVFDHTYKEKEAKPPTILVWRNILLMFILHVGALYGLTLIPYASFLTLAWTAVCYFISALGVTAGAHRLWSHRSYKASVPLRVFLALGNSMAFQNDIYEWTRDHRVHHKYSETDADPHNATRGFFFSHIGWLLVRKHPDVIEKGRKLELADLRADKVVMFQRRYYKMSVLILCFLVPMLVPWYFWGESLTVGYFVPGLLRYTIVLNATWLVNSAAHMWGNRPYDKTINPRENPLVAFTAIGEGFHNYHHTFPFDYATSEFGCKLNLTTAFIDLMCFLGLAKDCKSVSKEMITARKQRTGGITKKSG; encoded by the exons ATGACCGAAGCCGAGACCAGAAATAACCACGCCGACAAGCAGCAAAACGGAGATGCCATGGCGGAGACATCGACTGCGGATGATGTTTTTGACCACACATATAAAGAGAAAGAGGCCAAACCACCGACGATATTGGTGTGGAGAAATATCCTACTGATGTTTATACTGCATGTCGGTGCGCTTTATGGACTGACTCTTATTCCCTACGCATCATTTTTAACTCTTGCATGGA CCGCAGTGTGTTACTTTATAAGTGCTCTTGGTGTGACTGCTGGTGCACACAGATTATGGAGCCACAGATCCTACAAGGCTTCGGTCCCCCTGCGAGTCTTTCTCGCTCTTGGCAACTCCATGGCATTTCAG AATGACATTTACGAGTGGACGAGGGACCACCGTGTCCACCATAAGTACTCTGAGACAGACGCAGACCCTCACAACGCTACGCGGGGGTTCTTCTTCTCCCACATTGGTTGGCTGCTTGTTCGCAAACATCCTGACGTTATTGAAAAAGGCCGGAAACTGGAGCTGGCGGACCTGAGGGCGGATAAAGTGGTGATGTTCCAGAGACG ATACTACAAGATGTCTGTGTTGATCCTTTGCTTCCTCGTGCCCATGTTGGTACCCTGGTACTTCTGGGGGGAATCATTGACTGTGGGTTACTTCGTGCCTGGACTCCTGAGGTACACTATTGTGCTCAATGCAACCTGGCTGGTGAACAGTGCTGCGCACATGTGGGGCAACAGGCCTTATGACAAGACCATTAACCCAAGGGAAAATCCACTGGTTGCTTTCACTGCCATAG GGGAAGGCTTCCACAACTACCATCACACATTTCCCTTCGACTATGCCACAAGTGAGTTTGGCTGCAAGCTCAATCTCACCACTGCCTTCATAGACCTCATGTGCTTCCTGGGCTTGGCCAAAGACTGCAAGAGTGTTTCAAAGGAAATGATCACGGCTCGCAAACAGCGAACGGGTGGCATCACCAAAAAGAGTGGCTGA
- the trmt2b gene encoding tRNA (uracil-5-)-methyltransferase homolog B: MAFTATCRRSVTFAKRCIWFTSRKSCRLFSTSDSVVADQRETLSKKRKSQKKRQWTGDLSWEERLADAVTPLWRLSYEEQLESKQNHQERILSQLMGHLSGDLQSLSSPAVTGKLNFPVLSILPSPIRDGYRNKSTFSVNKGVDGNPKTVGFYVGTGRRGNIVCVNADHLLNMPEKHKLVARCYQDFLGLSQLQPCLLFHAGGHWREVTVRTNADGHTMAIVYFHPQTLTPEEVAVHKADLVDYFTQGPGSVCQLDSLYFQESSKTRSTHEESPYQLLYGQPHIYEEVLGFKFRISADAFFQVNHAAAQVLYRTLRDLCFPDSRRGSGPTKVAGTLLDVCCGTGAIGITMSPRLDRVIGIELIEQAVEDAIHNAALNNILNCEFLPGKAEVVLPGLMSQLSSAVGGLTAVVNPARAGLHHKVVRALRNQPAIRRLVYVSCKPDGEAMRNFRELCCSPDPHRKLTGEAFSPTLAVPVDMFPHTPHCELVILFER; the protein is encoded by the exons ATGGCTTTTACAGCGACATGCAGAAGGTCAGTCACATTTGCCAAGCGTTGTATTTGGTTTACGTCGAGGAAAAGCTGCCGGCTGTTCTCTACGAGTGACAGCGTTGTAGCTGACCAGCGGGAAACACTatcaaagaaaaggaaaagtcaGAAGAAACGACAGTGGACTGGTGATCTGTCCTGGGAGGAAAGGCTGGCTGATGCAGTCACCCCTCTGTGGAGACTGAGCTATGAAGAGCAGCTTGAGTCCAAGCAAAACCACCAGGAGAGGATCCTGTCACAGCTCATGGGCCACCTTTCAGGTGACCTTCAATCACTTTCCTCACCGGCTGTGACAGGTAAACTCAACTTCCCTGTCCTGTCCATCCTGCCATCCCCAATCAGAGATGGCTATCGCAACAAGTCTACATTTTCTGTCAATAAAGGAGTTGATGGAAATCCAAAGACGGTTGGATTTTACGTGGGCACAGGCAGGAGGGGAAACATTGTCTGCGTCAATGCAGACCACTTACTCAACATGCCAGAGAAGCACAAACTGGTAGCCAGATGTTATCAGGACTTCCTCGGcctctcccagctgcagccctgCCTGCTGTTCCACGCCGGGGGTCACTGGAGAGAGGTCACCGTGAGGACAAATGCAGACGGCCACACCATGGCTATAGTGTATTTTCACCCACAAACTCTCACCCCAGAAGAGGTGGCTGTACATAAGGCTGACCTGGTGGATTATTTCACACAGGGTCCTGGATCAGTTTGTCAGCTGGACTCCCTGTACTTCCAAGAGAGCAGCAAGACTCGCTCCACCCATGAGGAATCCCCCTACCAGCTCCTGTACGGTCAGCCACACATATATGAGGAG GTTCTTGGCTTCAAGTTTCGCATCTCCGCTGATGCATTTTTCCAGGTGAACCACGCAGCTGCTCAGGTTCTCTATAGAACACTGAGAGATCTGTGTTTTCCAGACTCCAGACGAGGAAGCGGACCAACAAAAGTTGCTGGTACTCTTCTGGATGTGTGCTGCGGAACTGGTGCCATCGGCATCACCATGTCCCCCAGACTGGACAGAGTTATCGGTATAGAGCTTATAGAACAAGCAGTGGAGGACGCCATTCACAATGCAGCTCTCAATAACATACTGAACTGTGAGTTTCTCCCTGGGAAAGCAGAGGTGGTACTTCCTGGTCTTATGTCTCAGTTAAGCTCTGCAGTCGGAGGTCTTACAGCTGTGGTAAATCCAGCTCGAGCTGGCCTCCACCACAAAGTGGTCCGAGCTCTACGAAACCAGCCGGCTATCCGCAGGCTGGTGTATGTGTCTTGTAAACCAGACGGGGAGGCTATGAGGAATTTCAGGGAGCTTTGTTGTTCTCCAGACCCACACAGGAAACTGACAGGAGAGGCCTTTTCTCCCACTCTCGCTGTTCCTGTGGACATGTTCCCACATACTCCTCATTGTGAGCTAGTGATACTTTTTGAGAGGTag